The Myxococcales bacterium nucleotide sequence TCTCGCCGCCGCCCAAGAAGCACGCGCCGCCCGAGGACGCGAAGAGCCAGGTCAAGAGCGCTCCGGCTGAGGCCGCGGCGCCCGCGCCGGCGCCCGCGCCGCAGTGAGCCCTTCGACCGTGGGCCCGTCGAGCGCGTGACGGCTCGGGCGGCGCGCGCCGCGCAGATCGGCGCGCTCGTGAGCGTGGGGGCTGTCGCGCTCGCGCTCGCTGGGTGCACGCCGGTCGAGCGACCGGTGGCGGTGCCGGCGTTGCGGTTGGTGGTCAGCGAGCGTTGGAATGGCGGCACCCGCCTGGTGCTGGTCGAGGAGCACGGCGATCGCTGGGCGATCCTGAGCGCCGGGCGCGGCGACGCGCCCGCGCGGGACGAGCAGGCGGTGGTGTCGCCCGACGGCCGCTGGGTCGCGTTCGTCTCATCGAGGGGGCGGCCGCTCGACCGGACCAGCCTGTGGATCATGCCGGCGGCGGTCGGCGCGACCGCGGTCCGGGTCACCGACGGCCGCGGCGACGACGTCGATCCGACCTGGACGCCGGCGGGCGACGCGGTGGTGTTCGCGCGGCGGACCGGCGACCGCTTCGCGCTGGCGCGGGTCGGGATCGGCGGCCGCGCCGACCAGCCGCGGATCGGCGAGGTCGAGGTCGTGGCCGCCGGCGCGGTCCACTACCTCGCGCCGTCGGTGGCGCCGTCGGGGGAGATCGCCTACCAGGAGATCGATCCGAGCGCCGGCACCAGCCGCATCGGCCTGCGCGCCGTCGACGGCAGCATCACCTTCGCGACCGACGGGCCGCGCGACGTGACCCCGGCCTGGCGCCCCGGCAGCGGCGAGCTGGCGTTCGCGCGGGAGATCGAGCGCGCCGACGGCGGCCGCGATCTCGATCTGTGGCGCCTCACCGCCGACGGCGACGCGGCGCCCCTGGCGGACCTGTCGGGCACCGACGAGAGCGGCCCGCGCTGGTCGCGCGACGGCCGCTGGCTGTTCGCGACCGCGCTCGCCCGCGACGACGACGGCGAGCTGCCGTCGGTGATCTACCTCGACGTCGCGGCGCCGGCGCCGCGCGCGCGCATGCTGCGCGACCGGGCCGGCACGATCGCCCGGCAGGGGCCCGCGCCGATGCCGGTGCCGCTCGACGACGGCGCCCTGGGCGCCGGGCTCGCCTACGTCGACGCGCTGGCGGCGGCGCTCCGCGAGCGGGCCTACGAGCGCGAACTGGCGGCGACGCGGGCGGCCGCGGCCGTGGACGCCGGGCTATAGTCCGGCACATGCATCGTCGAGGCGCGCTGGTGGTCGTCGTCGGGCTGGCGGCCTGTGGTGGCCACGGGCCGCGCTACGCGCCGGCCGTGCCGGTCGCGGCGATCGTCGATGCGCCGGCCCGCGCCGTCGTCTACGGCGGCGGCCCGGCGGCGCTGTCGCGCGCGGCCGACGCCCAGATGGTGGT carries:
- a CDS encoding PD40 domain-containing protein, which gives rise to MSVGAVALALAGCTPVERPVAVPALRLVVSERWNGGTRLVLVEEHGDRWAILSAGRGDAPARDEQAVVSPDGRWVAFVSSRGRPLDRTSLWIMPAAVGATAVRVTDGRGDDVDPTWTPAGDAVVFARRTGDRFALARVGIGGRADQPRIGEVEVVAAGAVHYLAPSVAPSGEIAYQEIDPSAGTSRIGLRAVDGSITFATDGPRDVTPAWRPGSGELAFAREIERADGGRDLDLWRLTADGDAAPLADLSGTDESGPRWSRDGRWLFATALARDDDGELPSVIYLDVAAPAPRARMLRDRAGTIARQGPAPMPVPLDDGALGAGLAYVDALAAALRERAYERELAATRAAAAVDAGL